A region of the Salvia splendens isolate huo1 chromosome 11, SspV2, whole genome shotgun sequence genome:
TTTTGCgtttgacccaggaggattcctcgaTGCTCATTGTTGCTccatggttcccaccttgaggacaaggtggattttaaccgtgtgggagttgatacgagtatatcttcggaaatatctcccatatctttattattatattatcatatcgTTTCCATATAATTGTTATCTTattcaccaagttaggttattcataggagtattataaataggacctattgttattctcataattcaatcaatgaaatcataattattgtcttttatctttatttagtttttccttttataattttcgattgtcgacagagcacagtttctctgcgactttctttatctttttcacttgataagggtCTTTCCCTTATCAAATTCTCTTTGTTTAATCGTGTTCCAGTTGATGCCATTGAGTTTTTTTGTCTCATATGCCAATTTGTCGTGAAAGGGTTTGTTTGGTTTCTGGATCTGGAGATCTAATGGTAATCAGCAATTTGAAACGTCTACACATTTCCGTATAACTAGATTCAATTATTCCCCTAATTTTGAATCGCTAAGTGGGTTCAAACTCATTTCACGTTTTAGTTGTGTAAACGCGTTATTTATCCAGGTAACCTGGCATAGATTCCGTATTCGGTTACTTTGTATTTATTGTGGCAGGTCGGATTTAAGCAAGTTTGGAAATGTATTCGTAAGAAGGCATCAAGCATTTAGCGCTCTAATATCAACACTTATGAATTGTAGCAATTAAGCGACCTTATGGCCGATAGATGAGTTGTATTTTTTGGGcagtttgtttttatttttggcaaaaactttattcttttttactttattttttctttctctgtctttttttaattcattttctaaTTTATCCTCTTTCCCCTTGACGTTTAAACATCAATTTTTTGAATCCCGCACAAAAGAAACGCaacaattatatttaatttaatatatttgcttacaacaaaagaagaagagaaggatgAAGAACGTGGTGTAAGTTGATAAAAGGAAAAGGTTGTTTCAAGAAAGCTCAAatctaaatatatatacatatgggAATTTATGATTTCCTTTTGTTAACTATACGTGATTTATGCTTGGATCTTACGTCTAGTTACCTTCATATTTTGTTGATTGTGAATTCTTGGGTTAATTTTTGTTGAACTTTTGGGTAAGTTTATGTTTACTATATAAAACcagaacacaaaacacacattgcGCACACACACTATATGTTTTGttggtttgattttttttaattttagttttgaCTAGATCATAGCATAAgactaatttaatttatttatgcttataaaatagtactagtttATTAGCTACACGTCTCCCTCATGTTCAAAACTTGTGCATATTCAAAATCATAGTTATTAGAAAACCAGAAGATAAgatcaaaataaatacaatTGCGGACTTTTAGCATTTTctcaaattttatatttataagaaCGCATCTTATTCATTGGACGAAAATGTAAAAGATCAAGATTTAAGGGAAATCGGAAATTGCCGGTTTCTGCCATTAACCGTGGATCGAACCTCCGGTTTATGGCATAAAACCGGCCAGATTTGAATTAtgaatttttctttaaaaataaagattctctctatttttcatctataaataccctactTCTCCATCATTTCTAtataccccattcttgtgttgacAAGGATttttcttctcaatctcaattttctCTATTCTATACTCCCGTTCTCTCCAATTTGCTAAAGTGTTGTTGTCTTGTCTACTTGTTGTGCTCATAATCTCATTGTTTACTTAAGTTGTTCATTATTTATCAATCATCGTACTTCAGtttcaatatgtcttcttctcgtggtggggTGTTAGAAGAAAGCTAAGATCTAAAGATATACTAGTGAGATTTTATGATTTTCTTGAGTTAATTATATGGGATTTATGCTTGGATCTGTCTATGCACGTCTTTATATTTTGTTGATTGTAGATATTTTGGAAATTTATGTTGAATTCTCCTTATTTAATCTTGTTTCAGTCAATgccattagttttttttttttgctttttatgTCAACTTGTTGCGATGCCATAAGGGTTCTTCAGTTGATGGAGGACTGAGGGTAATTGGCGATTTGAAACGTTTAAGCGTTTTAGTATAACTAGATTCGATTTTTACCTAATCTTGAAACGCTAAATGGGTTCAAACTCATTTCACGTTTTAGCTGTGTAAACGAGTTATTTATCCGGGTAACCTGACATAGATTCCGTATTCGGTTAGtatgtactccatccgtcctgcTTTAGCAATCTCAGTCACTTTTAAGcaatcattttgtaaaaatgataataaatagttaaagtggagaaatggtaaagtaagagagagaataatgtaaagaagattcttatctacgttattctctcttGTAGTTTACAATTtctccattttaattatttattatcatttttataaaacgagtacTCAAAAGTGActggactgctaaagcgggacggggggagtatttattttgcGAGGTCGGATTTAGCTAGTTGGCCGATGTATCCGTAAGAAAGCAACAAACATTTAATGctctattttttcatataatGCTCTAATTTCAACGCTTACAGATTGTAGAAATTAAGCTACCTTATGACCGAAAGTTGAGTCATATTCTCTTTTAGGTTAGTTTATGTTCACTATATGAACACAACACACACATTCGCACACACTgcgcacacacacactatattttttgttggttcttaatatttttttcaattttagtttTGACTACAGCATTGCATAAgactaatttaatttatttgtgctTATAAAATAGTTTATTAGCTACACGTCTCCCTCATGTTCAAAACATgtgtgatgaatccgcgaatttttgatgttagtaaatgcaggtagagaataaagatcacgacacaatgaatttacgtggttcgatttactgaggtaaatctacgtccacgggaagaaaagagggcagagttgtattgcttgatctgttttctacagcttacaatacagacttgctattttatatttgatctctagagagcgagagagtctaaccctatctatctgatctaggttctatttatacaaaggaccaagatcgtggcatgcagcaccatttactaggtagtggatgtcgtggagatcgtggcgatcttgcatgggtccactatcctgcatgagttaatgactgcttgacaccactaagtagatcgtgggtgtagtggaggtggaaatcctgcatgagtccactatctcctagttcggtcgaatactgagaccgaactgctgagctattgccgagcagcttttgccgatctgagagtagagcttgatgctgacctgagagcagagtttgattggttggcttttaccgagctgtaggctggggccgaactctttggtcgtgccgaactgaactctgatactctttagtcatgccgaactctattttttcatataatGCTCTAATTTCAACGCTTACAGATTGTAGAAATTAAGCTACCTTATGACCGAAAGTTGAGTCATATTCTCTTTTAGGTTAGTTTATGTTCACTATATGAACACAACACACACATTCGCACACACTgcgcacacacacactatattttttgttggttcttaatatttttttcaattttagtttTGACTACAGCATTGCATAAgactaatttaatttatttgtgctTATAAAATAGTTTATTAGCTACACGTCTCCCTCATGTTCAAAACATGTGTATATTCAAAATCATAGTTATTAGAAAACAGAAGATAAgatcaaataaatataattgcacTTTTTCACTTTTAGCATTTCTCAAATTTTGCATTTATCAGAACACATCTTATTCATTGGACGAAAATATAAAAGATCAAGATTTAATGAAAATAGGAAATTGTTGGTTTTCTGCCATAAACCGTGGAATGAACCTCCGGTTTCTGGCATAAAACCGGCCATATTTGAATTAtgaatttttctttaaaaataaagattctctctatttttcatCTCTAAATACCCTACTTCTCCATCATTTCTATAcacctcattcttgtgttgacaaagatttctcttctcaatctcaattttctctattctctactcACATTCTCTCCAATTTGCTCAAGTGTTGTTGTCTTGTCTACTTGTTCTCATAATCTCATTATTTATGTAAGTTGTTCATTATTTATCCATCACCATACTTCAAtttcaatatgtcttcttctcgtggggCAGTGTTACAAGAAAGCTCAGATCTAAAGATATACAACTACAAGTGAGAATTTAAGATTTTCTTGAGTTAATTATATGGGATTTATGCTTGGATCTATGTCTATGCACGTCTTTATATTTTGTTGATTGTGGATTTTTTGTAGATATATGTTGAATTCTCGTTATTTAATCTTGTTTCAgttaggggtgggtaggtacggtataccttaccgaaaccaccatacgtATACTTTATCGTAAATTCGGTATGTGAACAAACCATACATTTACCTtgccaaaattttcggtataccgaacttcggtataccttattttcggtatgaccaATTTCCATACCGATGCAGTAcctcatttttggtataccgtaccaaagttcggtataccgtacttttgcggtataccttactttcaacatcaatgaaaatagataatttgagtttttagaatattatttatattttattttaaaaaatatatatattacatatattttattcataattatatttatatttcacaataaattttataattttaaaaatatataaaatatattttatactattaaatttatattttacggtatataccttaatttacgatacataccgaacttcggtatgaagcggtataccgcggtatatgaaaattcataccgttaccttaccgaaaatctttcggtaaggtattataccgtaccgaaaatcacggtataccaaaagttaggtattttcgatattttttcggtacgataagaccgatatttttccccagccctagttTCAGTCAATGCCATTGAGTTTTTTTGCCTTATATGCCAACTTATTGTGATGCCATAAGGATTCTTCAGTTGATGGAGGAGTGAGGGTAATCGGCTATTTGAAACGTTTAAGCGTTTTATTATAACTAGATTCGATTTTTACCTAATCTTGAAATGTTGAATGAGTTCAAACTCATTTCACGTTTTAGCTTTGTAAACGCTTTATTATCCGGGTAACCCTACATAGATTCCGTATTCGGTTACTATGTATTTATTTTGCCAGTTCGGATTTAGTTAGTTGGCCAATGTATCCGTAAGAAGGCAACagacatttaattatctaatttCAACGTTTACAAATTGTAGAAATTAAGCGACCTTATGACCgaaagttgagtcgtattctctTTTGGGTTAATTTATATTCACTATATGAACACAACACACACAAAGCACACACACGGTCACACACACTGCgcacacacattgcacatacacactatattttttgttagttcttaattttttttccaattttagtTTTGACTACAACATTGCATAagactaattaaatttatttgtgtttatAAAATAGTTTATTATCTACATGTCTCCCTCATGTTCAAAACATGCGCATGTTCAAAATCATAGTTAGTAGAAAACCAGAAGATAAgaccaaaataaatataattgcacTTTTTCACTTTTAGCATTTCTCAAATTTTGCATTTATGAGAACACATCTTATTCATTggaagaaaatataaaatattcaagATTTAATGAAAATCGAAAATTGTCGGTTTTCTGCCATAAACCGTGGACCGAACCTCCGGTTTCTGCcacaatacttaaaaaactttctctaactatctctctattactttaccaataatgcaaAATCCGTGACGAatccaaagttcatactctttggggacagagggagtaatttttttatttagagTAAGATTTTTTTTACCTTATTCAGTCGAAGTTTAGATCGATATTTAGTTGAAAAATGAAGAACGAAATGAAAATTGCGTGGCTCATTTAAGCTACTGCCTACTAGTGCCACGCCGTGCCGTGCAATGCATGatccaatttattttatatttgcaCTATTTTGTAACTGTGAATTAGCATTTATGAAATGAGGaacaatattattttatcaagtTCTAAACTCACAAATATACACGTATCAATTTATTGTGCTAATAAAAACTCACGTAATCAAATAAATTTGAAACTAATAATTACACATAAAACACACgtcaattatgaaactttccGACCTCTACTACAAAAAGAAAAGATCAACCTTTAACACATGTCATTTAGAATTTAATGTTTAACGAAAGAAATACAAAAATTATTGGTATATGCATTTGGGGCCTGACTGACGTGTTCAAATCCAAGTTACAATATCTTAAATTACATGTTTcagtttatttaataaataaatttattgttaGAAAAAATTTCATATTATACTATGATTTATAATATGTTTTACTAAATATATTAaagatgtatatatatttattttgtattgtgCATATAATCCtataattattttgaaattccTGCAAGAATTAAAAAACTATTTTGATGCCGCTCCATAGCAACGAACTAGCTGAATCAACTCCAGAAAATAGTGGGAAAATTGCAatatacatacaaaatgtttcattatTGTTTCAAAAATTTCATGTTAACATGTTACTAGAAAAAGTTTTGTTACTGTTTTAAATTGATACATTTTCCTTAATTCATTACCAGagttaattattattttcaatcCAAGTAATATACTGTAACAAAGAAATATGGTGCATggtttcaaatttgaattttgaaaagtgGGCCCAGCAGGAATTTTGGGAGGGAGAGGAAGGGTTTCACTATATACCAACGGTCATTCCTTAGCTTCAATTCCATTTTCCATCGTCTTCTCCAGAATTTCTCGAGAAAATCTAGTAAAACTAGAACCAGTAGAAGCATCGAAGATCCATACACCaagtgtgtgtgagagagaaaatGGTGGCGGCGAAGAAATCTGCGTACGAGGAGAATAGGCAGAAGAGGCTGGAAGAGAACAAGAGAAGAATGGAGGAGCTCAATCTCAACAAGCTCGCCAAGTCTCTCCACACTCCCAAGCCTTCTCCGGTATGAATTCAATTATCACAAGCAATAGTGTTTTCAATTTCATCATGATCGTTTCTACATTTTTTATCTGCAGATGAAGAAGGTGAACCCAAAGCTGCCGAAACAGCCTTTGGATCCCTCTTCTGTCCGTCGATCTAGCCGTGTTGCAGATTTGCCGCCCAAGAGCTACAAAGAGGTCTGTACTTTATCGCTATCTACGTctctgtttctctctctctctctctctctcgatcgAATGAAATAAGCTAGGGTTTTTATGTTCCTTGTTGTTGATAGGTTTCTGTGTTCGAAGGAATGGGGAAGCCGAGGAGGTTAGTTCCCAGCTCCTTAACTATTAGATTGTTTTATGGCTTCAGTAGATGTGAATTTTATGAGACCTGATTGTTGTGGCATTGATTCTTCAGTTATCAGAGAAGGGATCTGTTGAACAGAGTGTATGCCGGGGATGAAGAGCGGCAGTATGCTGTGCAAAGAGCAGAGGATCTTCACTCGAGTTTAGGCCAGGATGTTCCGAGCTTCATAAAGCCTATGCTTCAATCTCATGTTACTGGTGGCTTCTGGCTGGTATGTTGGACAGGAGAAATATTACATCTTTTTTAAGAATGAAATGTTAGTACTGTGTTATGAATACTGATAGGTCTTGATTGATCATAGCTCTTTTGCATTCTCTAATTTCAAAAGTTCTTGCTTTTTTTACCTGGGGGAGAACACAACACAAAAACTAATATTGGTCcataaaatcataaactttggtCGTAATTTTGTATTTTACGTCGCAAAAGCGTGAACTTAGGCAGTGTAGTCAATTTCCCACGATTTGGAATTCCAGCGAAATTTGGGGCATGTTTTTAAACTCAAGTAACACATAGAATGAAATGGCATTGTTTACAAACGTTGTTTCTTATATTGATTGGTTTGTGATGTTAAATTCAATTTAGGGGAAAACTGAACTTGTGGGAAATTCGCTACAAAACGCAAGTTCATGATATTAGCGACCAAGGTTTGTGATGTTAGGGACCATCCCCCAAAGTTAATGATGAATCTTGGTATGAAATAGAGAAAGGATCTTTGCATTAGATTCTATAATCTATAACATTGTTCAAGTGTTGGTgtgaaatagataaaaatatctTTGCATTAGATTCTACTCAGTCTATTGCATGGCTTAAATTTGGAAGCGATGAGTGCCATTTTGCTTTGAAATAGGGTCTCCCATCCCATTTTTGCAAGACTCATCTCCCAAGTAGTGATACAACTATTAGTTTGGTTGATGAGAATGATGAAGTCTCTGAGACCAAGTACCTCGCTCTGAAACCGGGTCTGAGTGGTGGATGGAGGGGCTTTGCGATTGATCATGAATTAGTCGATGGAGATGCACTTGTTTTCCAATTAACTGAGCCGACAAGTTTCAAGGTAACCCTAACCCCTGCACTATTTGGTTTAGTTAACTGAGCTGGGGACCCCTCATTTATGCCTATGCATTTGTATTTCCTTAAAATCTCTGCTCTCTTTAATTCCTATCTCCCTTGATCGGATTCTCTCAAGATCTTTCTCCCCCTCTAACTGGTACTTTACTGATTCATTTTCGCCGTTAATATGTAACGGGGATTTCACTATATTTAGACTCACTTAATGGTGCTTTACTGATTCATTTTCGTCATTAATATGTAACGGGGATTCCCTATGCATATTCATATCTCTGCACTTATGCCCATTTGATTTCTAATATCTCTCTCCCTCTCAAACTAGTTAACAACATTTAGGTTCATTATATGTTGCCATAAATGTGTCATGAGTACTCTATCTTatttactccttccgtcccataatagatgtcacacttgtgtgATGGCGCAAGATTTAGAAGATGTTGTGTGTTAAgggaagagagaaaatatatttttacatATTGATATGATAGAGAACTCTTTCCGGAAGAGGAAATGGGCCATCTACTTTGGGACAGGAGGAATACATCTCTATACTTATGCATGTTAGTGCACCTTGATTTATGGGGTGCACTCTCCGTCGCCCCAAATTTTTACTTTGGCGCCCCTGGTGCACCCAGCGCCCCCTAACAACACACTTCTTTTGTCTGTATTTGCTTTTTATGATTGTCATGTTACAACATCAAGTTCTTTCAACATAAAACTTATTACTCCCTCTATATtaggtgatgaaataaagtGATATAGTTTCTTCGCATACAGCTTAACTAACAAGGTTTCATTATTACAGAAACAGTTATTGTGTTCAAAGGCACTAATTTAGCAGTACTTACAAACTATGAAAGTAGTATCTTGCTCTACAATTACTATTATGTACACATATAATCATTCTAACAGTCTGATAAAAAGTTATATTGATGTgtcttagttcacttttcaccaCTATCACCTTTATTTGTTCATCAAATATACAATGTATCCGAGTTCAAAAAGTTATATGTTGTATGAACATATGTGAATTGGACCATTGTGCATACAGGTATACATCATAAGGGTAAACGAACCGGCAGAGAGCAGCAGCTAAAACTTCAAGACTGCACTACCAAAAGTCGGATTTGAATGACGTTTTTGATCAGGTATCACCCATACGTTTTTGGTACTTCGAAGTTCGAACTCTATTGtgtttactactactactactactactactgttTACCTTTTAGCAATAAGAGATCCAATAAAGTGGaaatatacaaaattttcaaaCTTATATCAGATCTGACCTGCATATGTGTATATATTGTTCTCATTTCACATCCCCATTTTGCAGTTTCCTCATATTTTGACAAGGGAACAATTGGCCAACAATGGAACCAATCTCTCAATATAAGTGATTTTGGAGGGAGAGAGAAGAAGCTTTTGATGTCTGTAGCTTGAGACTGATTAATATggatataatttataaaaatttatgaATTGTGACGATGACATAAATAGTGAATTGCTGGAGACAAATTGGTTCACATAAAAGGCACGACCAAAATCCCATGCCACAATAATATTACATGGAGTTCTGAAGTGTGTGGACAATACAAACCTTATATATGGTTTAACTGGTTATTTCAACTGAGAATGCCCGTATTCTATCCATCTCCAAGACTGTAACTGTAGAAGCTTATTATTGATCCTTGCAAATGAATTGCAGGCATGTATACTTGGCCAGTGTCCAATCATAATTTTGCAAGGCGATTGTTGAACGTTGGATCCATACATACAACAACCTGCGATAATAAGAAACCTTCAGTAAGCTATCTATCTGGTGTTTGCGACGAACCCCCAAAATGGTTAGATGTGTACAATAAAATTACCTTGCCGACACTTTTACCAGAATGAAGATAGTTAACTGCATCAGCAACTGAATGGACTCCCAAAAATGTTTTGGGGTCAACAATGACCTGAATAAAAGCATAAATGGAAAATAGGTTACATATTAATGGATTAAACCAAGTATGCATGAACAAGAGAAGAAATACTAGTAATTACCTTAAGCTTCCTAGAGGTGTAGAGATCCATTAGCTTATCCAGATGTGCTTGCCAAAAGTGGGCATATTGTACTAGAAAGAAACCAGCCTGGACAATTTTGGAGTCAGTCACCATTAAAGCACACTCAAGAGGCATTTTAAAGGATAAAGATGCAATTTGCTCATTATTCCTCTCATTGTTTGGATTAAGCCAAAAGTGATGTTAAATTATAACTCTAAACTTCA
Encoded here:
- the LOC121756044 gene encoding B3 domain-containing protein At3g19184-like, coding for MVAAKKSAYEENRQKRLEENKRRMEELNLNKLAKSLHTPKPSPMKKVNPKLPKQPLDPSSVRRSSRVADLPPKSYKEVSVFEGMGKPRSYQRRDLLNRVYAGDEERQYAVQRAEDLHSSLGQDVPSFIKPMLQSHVTGGFWLGLPSHFCKTHLPSSDTTISLVDENDEVSETKYLALKPGLSGGWRGFAIDHELVDGDALVFQLTEPTSFKVYIIRVNEPAESSS